A stretch of Chitinophaga caeni DNA encodes these proteins:
- a CDS encoding ABC transporter ATP-binding protein translates to MKPFTPEIDWNETVISIRGLYKSFGENHVLRGVDLDLHKGENIVVLGRSGTGKSVLIKIIAGLLKPDAGTVNVLGEEVPTLNSRELRDLRLKVGFCFQHGALYDSMTVGENLAFPLIRNQPSIRKDQRDKMIDIVLDAVGLSQTIDQMPSELSGGQRKRIGIARTLILRPSIMLYDEPTAGLDPITCTEINDLINEVQKRFKTSSIIITHDLTCAKVTGDNIAVLKEGQFIQKGSFDDVFRSNDDLIKEFYDYNFIQ, encoded by the coding sequence ATGAAACCATTCACACCTGAAATAGATTGGAACGAAACGGTGATATCCATCAGGGGTCTTTACAAGTCCTTCGGGGAAAACCATGTCTTGCGCGGGGTCGATTTAGATTTGCACAAAGGAGAAAATATCGTGGTACTTGGCAGATCAGGTACCGGGAAGTCTGTATTGATCAAGATTATCGCGGGATTATTAAAACCAGATGCAGGAACGGTAAATGTTTTAGGCGAAGAAGTTCCAACGCTGAATAGCCGCGAGTTAAGGGATTTACGTTTAAAAGTAGGCTTCTGTTTCCAGCATGGAGCCCTCTATGACAGCATGACTGTTGGCGAGAACCTCGCCTTCCCCCTCATCCGCAACCAGCCGAGTATCAGGAAAGATCAGCGTGATAAAATGATCGACATCGTTCTTGATGCCGTGGGCTTATCACAAACGATCGACCAGATGCCATCGGAACTATCTGGTGGACAAAGGAAACGGATCGGCATTGCGAGGACTTTAATTTTAAGGCCCAGCATCATGTTGTATGATGAACCCACGGCGGGTTTAGACCCGATAACCTGCACGGAAATCAATGACCTGATCAACGAAGTACAAAAAAGGTTCAAGACCAGCTCGATCATAATTACACATGATCTTACCTGTGCCAAGGTTACAGGCGATAATATAGCGGTATTGAAAGAAGGGCAATTTATACAAAAAGGGAGCTTCGACGATGTATTCCGCTCGAATGATGACCTAATTAAAGAATTTTATGATTATAACTTTATCCAGTAA
- a CDS encoding MlaD family protein — MKASRNRKAVVVGIFIFTGILIFAVAVLVLGGQQKTFISSVSVKADFDDVGGLSKGDNIWYSGVKVGTVKKIAFSSNGKITVSMDIEKSSKDYIHNDVIAKISTDGLVGNKIIALAGGTRTSPVIKEGDMIRVATNTSSDELMNTLQVNNKNLVEITGNLKTITKNLADGKGSIGKILQDESLYDNLNFAVNSLKMTSEQTRAIANNLADYTRKLNQPGVLANKLVTDTTVFSNLQSMSNKLQLASDAANETVNNLNEMSRSLNTKLQSSQSAAGVLLNDSVTAKNLQSTISNLESTTEKLDVNMTALRSNFLFRRYFKKLDKQKKKEEKQREKDSLRALKN; from the coding sequence ATGAAAGCATCCAGAAATAGAAAAGCAGTCGTAGTCGGTATCTTTATCTTCACCGGTATATTGATCTTCGCAGTAGCCGTTTTGGTGCTGGGTGGCCAACAGAAAACATTTATCAGTTCCGTAAGTGTTAAAGCCGATTTTGACGATGTTGGCGGTTTATCCAAAGGTGATAATATCTGGTACTCCGGTGTAAAAGTTGGTACCGTGAAAAAAATCGCCTTTAGTTCCAATGGGAAGATCACCGTGTCGATGGACATTGAAAAAAGCTCGAAGGATTATATCCATAACGATGTTATAGCCAAGATCAGCACGGACGGCTTGGTAGGTAATAAGATCATCGCACTGGCCGGCGGTACGCGAACATCCCCCGTAATAAAGGAGGGCGATATGATCCGGGTTGCAACCAATACGAGTAGCGATGAATTGATGAACACATTACAAGTCAACAACAAGAACCTCGTGGAAATTACCGGTAATCTAAAAACCATCACGAAAAACTTGGCAGATGGCAAAGGTTCCATCGGGAAAATTTTGCAAGACGAAAGCTTGTATGATAACCTTAATTTTGCTGTCAATAGCTTAAAGATGACCTCTGAGCAAACAAGGGCTATCGCGAATAACCTGGCTGATTATACGCGCAAATTAAATCAACCCGGGGTGCTTGCAAACAAACTCGTAACCGATACAACTGTTTTCTCTAACCTGCAAAGCATGTCGAACAAGCTGCAACTTGCCAGCGATGCCGCCAATGAAACGGTGAACAACCTCAATGAAATGAGCCGCAGCTTGAACACGAAGTTACAAAGCAGCCAATCTGCCGCCGGTGTGTTGCTCAATGATAGCGTTACCGCTAAAAATTTACAAAGCACGATATCAAACCTGGAAAGCACCACGGAAAAACTGGATGTTAATATGACCGCTTTACGGAGCAATTTCTTATTCAGAAGATATTTCAAGAAACTGGACAAACAGAAAAAGAAAGAGGAAAAACAGCGGGAAAAAGACAGCTTAAGAGCGCTAAAAAACTGA
- a CDS encoding phosphosulfolactate synthase, producing MNYNLDKMPGRTQKPRSFGLNMVTDKGLSIQDTKNFLSVAAPYVDFIKLAFGTAYVTPNLGEKIKLIQSYDIPVYFGGLLFEAFLVRNQFDDYLDIIKEYGISCVEVSDGSINIPHAEKCGYIEKLAKLGTVLSEVGSKDKDREHITPPYRWIELMKAEMEAGATYVIAEARESGTVGLYRDSGEVREGLVQEILTKIPGEKIIWEAPLKSQQLYFLSLMGCNANLGNVAPNEVIALEAMRVGLRGDSFHFYLDEITKDSK from the coding sequence ATGAATTATAACCTGGATAAAATGCCCGGCCGCACGCAAAAGCCGCGCAGCTTTGGTTTGAACATGGTTACGGATAAGGGTTTAAGTATCCAGGATACGAAGAATTTCCTATCGGTGGCTGCTCCCTACGTAGATTTCATCAAGCTGGCTTTCGGTACGGCATACGTGACTCCTAACTTGGGTGAAAAGATTAAACTGATTCAGTCTTATGATATACCCGTTTATTTCGGTGGTTTACTTTTTGAAGCTTTTCTGGTTAGGAATCAATTTGATGATTACCTGGATATTATCAAGGAGTACGGAATTAGCTGTGTAGAAGTGTCGGATGGTTCGATAAATATTCCGCATGCTGAAAAATGTGGTTATATAGAAAAGTTGGCTAAATTGGGAACTGTCTTGAGCGAGGTAGGCTCGAAAGATAAAGATAGGGAGCATATCACGCCACCTTATAGGTGGATTGAACTGATGAAGGCGGAGATGGAAGCAGGCGCTACCTATGTAATTGCAGAAGCCCGCGAATCGGGAACTGTTGGCCTGTACCGCGATTCGGGCGAGGTTAGGGAAGGCTTGGTTCAGGAAATCTTGACCAAGATCCCCGGTGAAAAGATCATTTGGGAGGCGCCGTTAAAAAGTCAACAACTTTATTTTTTATCCTTGATGGGATGTAATGCCAACCTCGGCAACGTGGCACCCAACGAGGTTATTGCCTTGGAAGCTATGAGAGTCGGTTTAAGGGGCGATAGTTTTCATTTTTATCTCGATGAAATAACGAAGGATTCCAAATAA
- a CDS encoding Gfo/Idh/MocA family protein: MQTRRNFIEKLSLSALAVPFLQLDSWGQPKHGLFYEGPVLRVALMGLGSYATRVADAMKDCKKAKLVGAISGTPSKLPNWQKKYNIPASNCYNYSNFDDIKNNKDIDVVYVTTPNAIHHNNVIRAAAAGKHVICEKPMALNGKEGQEMVDACRKAGVKLLVGYRMHFEPNTLEIIKMRGNGEFGKLRFFNGLSGFRIGDPNQWRLNKELAGGGSLMDIGIYSINGARYMLGEDPIWVAAHETKTDPVKFKAGVDETIQFEMGFPSGAVASCLSTYNMNYLDRFYMVGDKGFAFLQPATGYGPIKGHTHKGELSFPHIAHQTIQMDEMAGIILENKNPIVAVDGNEGLKDLKIIDAIYKAVGTNSKVEVSL; the protein is encoded by the coding sequence ATGCAAACCCGTCGGAACTTCATCGAAAAGTTATCATTATCGGCATTGGCGGTACCGTTCTTACAACTGGATAGCTGGGGGCAGCCTAAGCACGGATTATTTTACGAGGGGCCCGTTCTCAGGGTGGCCTTAATGGGATTAGGTAGTTATGCTACCCGCGTTGCGGATGCCATGAAAGATTGTAAGAAAGCTAAACTGGTGGGTGCTATTAGCGGTACTCCTTCTAAATTGCCGAATTGGCAAAAGAAATATAACATCCCGGCAAGTAATTGCTACAATTATTCCAATTTCGATGATATAAAAAATAACAAGGATATTGATGTGGTGTATGTTACTACGCCAAATGCCATCCATCATAATAATGTGATCCGCGCTGCCGCGGCAGGTAAACATGTAATTTGTGAAAAACCCATGGCGCTGAATGGCAAAGAAGGCCAGGAAATGGTGGATGCTTGCCGTAAAGCTGGCGTGAAATTACTTGTAGGTTACCGCATGCACTTTGAACCGAATACCTTGGAGATTATCAAGATGCGTGGGAATGGGGAGTTTGGTAAACTGAGATTTTTTAACGGCTTATCCGGCTTCAGGATTGGCGATCCAAACCAGTGGCGGCTTAATAAGGAACTGGCAGGAGGGGGATCGCTGATGGATATCGGTATTTATTCGATTAACGGTGCGCGGTATATGTTAGGGGAAGATCCCATTTGGGTCGCGGCCCATGAAACGAAAACGGATCCCGTTAAATTCAAAGCAGGGGTTGATGAAACTATTCAATTCGAAATGGGATTTCCTAGCGGCGCCGTTGCATCCTGTTTGTCAACTTATAATATGAATTACCTTGACCGGTTTTATATGGTAGGAGATAAAGGTTTTGCTTTCTTGCAACCGGCAACGGGCTATGGTCCTATTAAAGGACATACCCACAAAGGCGAACTCTCGTTTCCTCATATAGCCCATCAAACTATCCAGATGGATGAAATGGCAGGGATCATCCTGGAAAATAAAAATCCAATAGTAGCTGTTGATGGTAACGAGGGGCTCAAGGACCTTAAAATTATCGACGCGATCTACAAAGCCGTGGGAACTAATAGTAAAGTAGAAGTATCCCTTTAA
- a CDS encoding CBM96 family carbohydrate-binding protein: MKTMLPTWKQAVFLAASSLCFLNQLKAQSPFTDTLVAIEDTYVNSNSADDQRNANYGSSTQLRFRYSQTSSGSNYNLVTYLKFDLKQLGLPAYAVIDSASLLGTIYYSQSGSGHVWNLLPVATNSWGEYTATWNNKPGFGPDTISAVTKPTVAISETTPYQATWGGLKDNVSAALSGDSLLSLALYTRLNTGANTSMYSREWTDTSMQPRLVLHYRIDSSYTPPAPREVESRTNNLNIVYFLPTDVDTVANYRQRLNGIMLQAQDFYRKWMTYWGYTDETFGLNKDSSGMLKITIINGTYDKTYYPYDGGGSKIIPEVNAYFSAHPGEKTSTHTLVILPESGYNPFYGLGNGWCFALDNPNIDTSYFSTGGTSSYIGGLVHELGHGLNLPHDKEYVSQKSNPAMGTNLMGSGNSTYGKSATFMTEASCAILHNCEVFRTQDTIPDMYGGGTGSFTTFHSSYSGGYIHLSGTFTTNKDINGIVVYNDQDDDGANYDQLAWMANLVGTDSFNVAMPVAEFWKKYSTYTLRLKFLFTNGSSKDVVYPYYFEDEIPVLDINFEPMDRPEGIEPSADTYIRNGGSANTNFGTDSTMTIKPDPNSGYKREAFLKFNLNDFSGDLANIDSLHLYMKVKSANSSSNKTKLIVKWTTKSDWDESASPLTWNSWVADSSHVDSIAGNFYYGGDWVHWSLNKDTLLNAIRAGDTTVVFHIYGEYSGSSTSTSDLTFYSKNATDASDRPSLVIVESPSMLARKATNSLVSSPVNKLPELMEVYPNPVRDEVHIRSHVAGSAVLYNVHGSPVKQLNLVNGNDNILDVSGLPSGPYYLVYLKGTSAPAKIIVVR, translated from the coding sequence ATGAAAACGATGTTACCAACCTGGAAACAAGCGGTTTTTTTAGCAGCTTCCTCGCTTTGTTTCTTAAATCAACTAAAAGCCCAGTCCCCTTTTACGGACACCCTCGTCGCGATCGAGGATACTTACGTGAACAGTAATAGCGCCGATGATCAACGTAATGCAAATTACGGTTCATCTACCCAACTCCGCTTTCGCTATTCACAAACAAGTTCAGGCTCCAATTACAACCTGGTTACTTACCTGAAGTTCGATCTCAAGCAATTAGGATTGCCGGCATATGCCGTGATTGATTCGGCTTCTTTACTTGGAACCATTTACTATTCCCAATCAGGCTCCGGTCATGTTTGGAACCTGTTGCCCGTGGCCACGAACTCCTGGGGGGAGTATACCGCCACTTGGAATAATAAGCCCGGGTTCGGTCCAGACACGATCTCGGCGGTTACCAAACCTACGGTTGCGATCTCGGAAACTACTCCCTACCAAGCCACCTGGGGAGGTTTGAAGGATAATGTAAGCGCTGCCTTGAGCGGTGATTCACTGCTGTCTTTGGCATTGTACACTCGCCTTAACACGGGGGCCAATACTTCCATGTACTCAAGGGAATGGACCGATACTTCAATGCAACCGAGGCTCGTATTGCATTATAGGATAGATTCTTCTTACACCCCGCCGGCGCCGAGGGAGGTGGAATCAAGAACCAATAACCTTAATATCGTGTATTTCCTTCCAACTGATGTTGATACCGTGGCCAACTACCGGCAACGTTTGAATGGTATCATGTTGCAAGCACAGGATTTCTACCGCAAGTGGATGACCTATTGGGGGTATACCGATGAAACTTTCGGACTTAACAAGGATAGCAGCGGGATGCTCAAGATCACTATCATCAACGGTACTTATGATAAAACATATTACCCATATGATGGTGGCGGCTCCAAGATTATCCCTGAAGTGAATGCTTATTTCTCGGCCCACCCCGGGGAAAAAACCAGTACGCATACACTCGTGATATTACCGGAATCAGGGTATAATCCTTTTTATGGTTTAGGGAATGGCTGGTGTTTCGCCCTGGATAATCCTAACATCGATACCTCGTATTTTTCAACCGGCGGTACTTCGTCTTATATCGGCGGCCTTGTTCATGAACTGGGACATGGTTTGAATTTACCGCATGATAAGGAGTACGTTTCTCAAAAAAGCAATCCTGCCATGGGAACGAACCTGATGGGCTCCGGTAATTCAACTTACGGGAAGTCGGCTACTTTTATGACGGAAGCAAGCTGCGCGATCTTACATAACTGCGAGGTGTTCCGCACGCAAGATACGATCCCGGATATGTACGGCGGCGGTACAGGTTCTTTCACTACATTCCATTCCAGTTATAGCGGTGGTTATATCCATCTCTCGGGGACGTTTACTACCAACAAGGACATCAATGGTATCGTGGTATATAATGACCAGGATGATGATGGAGCTAATTATGATCAATTGGCCTGGATGGCAAACCTGGTGGGAACCGACAGTTTTAACGTGGCTATGCCCGTGGCGGAGTTTTGGAAAAAGTATAGTACATATACTTTAAGATTAAAATTCCTCTTTACCAACGGATCTTCGAAAGATGTTGTGTACCCTTATTATTTTGAAGATGAAATACCTGTATTGGATATCAACTTCGAACCCATGGACAGGCCGGAAGGGATTGAGCCTTCGGCAGATACTTATATCCGCAACGGCGGTTCGGCAAATACCAACTTTGGTACGGATTCCACGATGACCATTAAACCGGATCCAAATTCCGGTTATAAACGTGAAGCTTTCCTGAAATTTAATTTGAATGATTTCAGTGGGGATTTGGCAAATATCGATTCATTACACCTTTATATGAAGGTGAAATCGGCAAACAGTTCTTCCAACAAAACTAAGTTGATCGTGAAATGGACGACAAAATCAGACTGGGATGAAAGTGCAAGCCCCCTGACCTGGAACTCATGGGTAGCCGATTCTTCACATGTCGATTCTATTGCCGGGAATTTCTACTACGGTGGCGACTGGGTACATTGGAGTTTGAATAAAGATACTTTATTGAACGCGATACGCGCGGGAGATACTACGGTCGTATTCCATATTTATGGTGAATATAGCGGTTCATCTACCTCGACATCTGATTTGACATTTTATAGTAAAAACGCAACGGATGCCTCCGATCGCCCTTCATTAGTAATCGTGGAATCACCATCAATGTTGGCGCGTAAAGCTACTAATAGCTTGGTGTCAAGCCCTGTAAACAAGTTGCCGGAATTGATGGAAGTATATCCCAACCCTGTTCGCGACGAAGTACATATCCGCTCGCATGTAGCGGGGAGCGCGGTATTGTACAATGTTCACGGCAGCCCGGTAAAACAACTGAACCTGGTCAATGGCAATGACAACATACTCGATGTAAGCGGTCTGCCTTCCGGCCCGTATTACCTCGTATATTTAAAAGGGACATCGGCCCCGGCTAAAATTATAGTGGTTAGATAA
- a CDS encoding ABC transporter permease: MLKSYFKIAIRNLVNKKAYSIINIFGLALGIACCLIIVLYIKDELSFDHYNTNYDRTYRVVHAFRSGNKTADAPQPAPEEYQVWGNAPIAGALTNEFPGIDKIVRFTSNNSFLLENGDKRFQEQNLVFMDSTAFDVFTWPLLYGDPEQALVAPFSIVLSESTARKYFGDQNPVGKTLKAENSFYFTVSGVMKDIPRNSHIHFNGLISMSTFIKWRPQIFGSWGYVDFYTYFTLKPGVRIADMSARIPHLLKTYYPEYNTNDYRVKFEPLSDAYLKSLAGRQPGVTGNYSNIIIFGLVGLFILCIACVNFINLATARSMERAKEVGVRKSVGAHQSKLIYQFLTESTLITFLSVLLAIVICLLVFPILNNITGKSFSYISILDSQILTGLLVTPILIGLLAGVYPALVLSRFDPVIVLKGKFNTSARGSLLRKSLVVLQFSLSVALVASTVVVYLQLMHMKNHELGFMKEQMLVINYAGDEGENFLNRKLEMIKQELGKNDQVIGLAASRTVPGGFFPNAASNFENPAGEMQSIAPALYEIDFDFIPVYQIKMAAGRAYSRKFMADTTNSMIINEAAAKLLGYNNPGDIIGKKFSQWGRSGTVIGVVKDFNYKSLHNKVEPLALRFADPDSYGNISLRIKTGNIPNTIRELQHTWERLIPGRPFQYFFLDQSFNEQYQNDVRFGEIFSIFAILAIIIACLGLFGLATYATHQRIKEIGVRKVLGASVTSIITLLSSEFVMLVLIAILLATPLSWWAMNKWLDGFAYHVTIHWWIFMLAGMLAIFIALATVSFQTLKVAFMNPVKSLRSE; the protein is encoded by the coding sequence ATGCTAAAAAGTTATTTCAAGATCGCCATCCGGAATTTAGTCAACAAAAAGGCTTATTCCATTATCAATATTTTCGGTTTAGCTTTAGGGATTGCCTGTTGCCTGATCATTGTTTTATATATTAAGGATGAATTATCATTCGATCACTATAATACCAATTACGATAGAACTTACCGCGTCGTTCATGCCTTCCGTTCCGGTAATAAGACGGCCGATGCACCGCAACCAGCGCCGGAAGAATACCAGGTGTGGGGGAATGCGCCGATAGCTGGTGCCTTAACGAATGAATTCCCGGGTATCGATAAAATTGTCCGGTTTACGAGTAATAATTCATTTTTATTAGAAAATGGGGATAAAAGATTCCAGGAACAGAACCTGGTTTTCATGGATTCAACAGCTTTCGATGTTTTTACTTGGCCCCTTTTATACGGGGACCCGGAGCAGGCGCTAGTGGCGCCGTTTAGCATCGTTTTATCGGAAAGTACCGCTAGGAAATATTTCGGTGATCAAAACCCGGTAGGTAAAACCTTGAAGGCGGAGAACAGCTTTTATTTTACGGTTTCAGGCGTGATGAAAGATATCCCCAGGAACAGCCATATTCATTTCAACGGGTTGATTTCTATGAGCACATTCATAAAATGGCGCCCGCAAATATTCGGATCCTGGGGTTATGTAGATTTTTACACTTACTTCACCCTGAAACCAGGTGTCCGTATTGCTGATATGAGCGCAAGAATCCCGCATCTCTTGAAAACATATTATCCTGAATATAATACTAATGATTACCGGGTGAAATTTGAACCATTATCGGATGCTTATCTCAAATCCTTAGCTGGCAGGCAACCTGGGGTTACGGGCAATTATTCAAACATAATCATCTTCGGGCTTGTCGGTTTATTTATCCTTTGTATTGCATGTGTTAATTTCATTAACCTTGCTACCGCCCGCTCCATGGAAAGGGCCAAGGAAGTGGGCGTACGGAAATCCGTCGGAGCCCACCAATCCAAATTAATCTATCAATTTTTGACAGAATCTACATTAATTACATTCCTGTCTGTCCTCTTGGCAATTGTCATCTGCTTGTTGGTCTTTCCAATCCTCAATAATATTACCGGAAAATCATTCAGCTATATTTCTATTCTTGATTCTCAAATTCTTACCGGTTTACTCGTCACCCCTATTCTAATAGGTCTATTGGCAGGAGTTTACCCGGCGCTGGTATTGTCGCGTTTCGATCCGGTTATCGTATTGAAAGGCAAATTCAATACCTCGGCGCGCGGCAGCTTGTTAAGGAAAAGCTTGGTGGTCTTACAATTTAGTTTATCGGTTGCCCTGGTGGCAAGTACCGTGGTCGTTTATTTGCAGTTGATGCACATGAAGAACCACGAACTCGGTTTCATGAAAGAACAGATGCTGGTGATTAACTACGCCGGCGATGAAGGTGAAAACTTCTTGAATAGAAAGCTTGAAATGATCAAGCAAGAACTTGGGAAAAATGATCAAGTAATCGGTTTGGCAGCATCGCGAACTGTACCGGGCGGCTTTTTCCCGAATGCAGCATCTAACTTTGAAAATCCTGCTGGCGAGATGCAGTCTATTGCACCTGCATTATACGAGATTGATTTTGACTTTATACCTGTTTACCAGATCAAGATGGCGGCAGGCAGGGCTTATTCCCGCAAATTCATGGCGGATACTACAAATTCAATGATCATTAATGAAGCCGCAGCTAAACTATTGGGATATAATAATCCCGGGGATATTATCGGTAAGAAATTCTCGCAATGGGGCCGCAGCGGGACCGTGATTGGCGTTGTAAAAGATTTTAATTATAAATCGCTCCATAACAAGGTAGAACCGTTAGCCCTCCGTTTTGCCGACCCGGATTCTTATGGTAATATTTCCTTACGTATTAAAACAGGTAATATTCCTAATACGATCCGGGAATTGCAACATACCTGGGAACGATTGATCCCGGGGCGACCTTTCCAATATTTCTTCCTAGACCAATCATTCAACGAGCAATACCAAAATGATGTACGTTTTGGTGAAATTTTCAGCATCTTTGCTATCCTGGCTATCATCATCGCTTGCTTGGGACTGTTCGGGTTGGCCACTTATGCAACCCATCAAAGAATCAAGGAAATCGGTGTCCGCAAGGTATTGGGCGCTTCCGTTACCAGCATTATTACATTGCTGTCTTCAGAGTTTGTAATGTTGGTATTGATCGCCATACTGCTGGCCACTCCCCTTTCTTGGTGGGCTATGAACAAGTGGTTGGATGGATTTGCTTACCACGTAACCATCCATTGGTGGATTTTCATGTTAGCAGGAATGCTGGCAATATTCATCGCCCTGGCAACCGTAAGTTTCCAAACATTGAAGGTGGCTTTTATGAACCCGGTAAAGTCACTGCGATCAGAATAA
- a CDS encoding alpha/beta fold hydrolase, which produces MGSIKYAIVLLLVCIGMHVQGQTKMSDSLLTADDGTRLFVKKSGNGPICIFIHGGPGAWSKSFEELKGKNLETNLSMVYYDERGCGRSEKSASGDYSLERMVKDIDLIRKHYGAKKVYLMSHSFGGILAFNYALKHPDHVKGLILANSTLNMGYSIESQIHYINSILKTDFTVPDSTSASLMSKFFEAKKMLSQEDLNYKILSDNKANIELVDEIDSQNPGDFDFAKHVFSIDDYWQDYTPLTAQVKLPVLIITGKKDHSIGENHYLSFHFKNGKVRKINGGHILYYENNQEFISSIFDFIKETKQNPS; this is translated from the coding sequence ATGGGTAGTATAAAGTACGCTATTGTTTTATTACTCGTCTGTATCGGCATGCATGTTCAAGGCCAAACAAAAATGAGTGATTCCCTGTTGACTGCTGATGATGGTACAAGATTGTTTGTCAAAAAATCTGGCAATGGCCCGATTTGTATTTTTATCCATGGAGGCCCGGGAGCCTGGAGTAAATCATTTGAAGAATTAAAGGGGAAGAACCTGGAGACGAACCTGTCAATGGTATATTATGATGAAAGAGGCTGTGGTCGCTCAGAGAAATCTGCGAGCGGAGACTATTCCCTGGAAAGGATGGTTAAGGATATCGATTTAATTCGTAAACATTACGGTGCTAAGAAAGTTTACCTCATGTCCCATTCATTCGGAGGCATCCTAGCTTTTAATTATGCGCTAAAACATCCTGACCATGTTAAGGGCTTGATCCTGGCAAACTCAACACTCAACATGGGTTATTCCATTGAAAGTCAAATTCATTATATAAATAGCATATTGAAAACGGACTTTACTGTGCCGGACAGTACTTCAGCTTCATTAATGTCTAAATTTTTTGAAGCGAAGAAAATGCTGTCCCAGGAAGATTTGAACTATAAAATACTTTCAGATAATAAAGCGAATATAGAACTAGTAGATGAAATTGACAGTCAAAACCCCGGTGATTTTGATTTTGCCAAGCACGTATTCTCGATAGATGATTACTGGCAAGATTACACACCGCTGACTGCACAAGTAAAGTTGCCCGTTTTAATAATTACAGGAAAGAAAGATCATTCCATCGGGGAAAATCATTATTTATCGTTTCATTTTAAAAATGGGAAGGTTCGGAAAATTAATGGCGGACACATTCTGTATTATGAAAACAACCAGGAATTTATTAGCTCGATTTTTGATTTTATAAAAGAAACGAAGCAAAATCCTAGTTGA
- a CDS encoding Hsp20/alpha crystallin family protein — MNALEKRKNYDPWKDFFTWEDFFPKDLSRNGHWPAVNISEDDTSYQVDVVAPGFKKEDFKISVDEDVLTISAESKKESEEQDKKKTYSRREYSYSAFTRSFRLPENSKDDSIAATYLDGVLKLTVPKSEQQVKASKQIQVQ, encoded by the coding sequence ATGAATGCCTTAGAAAAAAGGAAAAATTACGATCCCTGGAAGGACTTTTTTACATGGGAAGACTTTTTCCCCAAGGACTTGTCAAGGAATGGGCACTGGCCCGCAGTTAACATCAGCGAAGACGACACATCTTACCAGGTAGATGTTGTAGCGCCCGGGTTTAAAAAGGAAGATTTTAAAATTAGCGTGGATGAAGATGTATTGACGATCAGCGCCGAATCGAAAAAAGAAAGCGAAGAACAGGATAAGAAGAAGACCTACAGCCGTAGGGAATATAGTTACAGCGCGTTTACCCGCTCGTTCAGGTTACCTGAAAACTCCAAGGATGATAGCATTGCTGCAACTTATTTAGATGGCGTGCTTAAGTTAACCGTGCCTAAAAGTGAGCAACAGGTAAAAGCATCTAAACAAATCCAAGTACAATGA